One region of Catenuloplanes indicus genomic DNA includes:
- a CDS encoding DUF742 domain-containing protein, with the protein MPDETWYGDDGEPGGRLVPLYMLVNGRTTPRNTSLNLATQVTALPVDTSALEPEYREIIACCSGWISVAELAAYLNKQLTVVKLLVDVLLERGFLALGDPAERTVADYRLLETILDRLQRL; encoded by the coding sequence ATGCCGGACGAGACCTGGTACGGAGACGACGGCGAGCCCGGTGGCCGGCTGGTCCCGCTCTACATGCTCGTCAACGGGCGCACCACGCCGCGCAACACCAGCCTGAACCTCGCCACCCAGGTCACCGCGCTGCCGGTGGACACGTCGGCGCTGGAGCCGGAGTACCGCGAGATCATCGCCTGCTGTTCCGGCTGGATCTCCGTCGCCGAGCTCGCCGCGTACCTGAACAAGCAGCTCACCGTCGTCAAGCTGCTGGTGGACGTGCTACTGGAGCGCGGCTTCCTGGCACTGGGCGATCCCGCCGAGCGCACCGTGGCCGACTACCGGCTCCTGGAAACCATTCTCGATCGACTCCAGCGCCTCTAG
- a CDS encoding ankyrin repeat domain-containing protein, producing MGQDADQRLVEAVHRDDGAAVEKALADGADPDAGYDRFRSSVLAVAAHRGNGEIVDRLLRAGARVEAIRPRGATPLRVAVAYGLADIVRSLLRHGALTVEPAGRGSVLTTAVSVTSHRSGPAHLAVLRLLLEAGAAPAPGEEEPLLTAVMLPHVPPAVLRLLLAHGANPDQRRSDGAPAIVVAARRGDHAQVDVLLTAGAAVDARDRHGRTALMHAAERGEQRVVATLLLAGADPGATGPDGTTAPHLTRGWPEPHEGIKPGGPRNAWDEVPVVRSAVRVTPAGVRLDADQRLFRLLADVIGRAVASLGDEEWTVRTGMDADLARAFATRLRDGGIPSADRAWHRLDITADEHATIHSALDALAHGRADVPDRLELVDLLDELRRQHRR from the coding sequence ATGGGTCAGGATGCCGACCAGCGGCTGGTCGAGGCGGTCCACCGCGATGACGGGGCCGCCGTCGAGAAGGCGCTCGCGGACGGCGCCGACCCGGATGCCGGGTATGACCGGTTCCGGTCATCGGTGCTGGCCGTGGCCGCCCACCGCGGGAACGGCGAGATCGTCGACCGGCTGCTGCGGGCGGGTGCCCGCGTCGAGGCGATCCGGCCGCGCGGTGCGACGCCGCTGCGCGTCGCCGTGGCATACGGGCTTGCGGACATCGTGCGCTCTCTCCTACGGCACGGCGCGCTCACGGTGGAGCCGGCCGGCCGTGGAAGCGTGCTCACCACGGCCGTGTCCGTCACGTCGCACCGGTCCGGGCCGGCGCACCTGGCGGTGCTGCGGCTGCTGCTGGAGGCGGGGGCGGCGCCGGCACCGGGCGAGGAGGAGCCGCTGCTCACCGCGGTGATGCTGCCGCACGTACCGCCGGCGGTACTGCGCCTGCTCCTCGCACACGGCGCGAATCCGGACCAGCGGCGTTCCGACGGCGCACCGGCGATCGTCGTCGCCGCCCGCCGCGGCGACCACGCCCAGGTGGACGTGCTGCTGACGGCCGGAGCCGCGGTGGACGCCCGGGACCGGCACGGCCGGACCGCGCTGATGCACGCAGCCGAGCGCGGCGAGCAGCGCGTCGTCGCCACGCTGCTGCTCGCCGGCGCCGACCCCGGCGCGACCGGCCCGGACGGCACGACCGCGCCGCACCTGACCCGCGGCTGGCCGGAGCCGCACGAAGGCATCAAGCCGGGTGGACCCCGGAACGCGTGGGACGAGGTCCCGGTCGTCCGCAGCGCGGTCCGCGTCACGCCGGCCGGCGTCCGCCTCGACGCGGACCAGCGCCTGTTCCGGCTGCTGGCCGACGTCATCGGCCGCGCCGTGGCGAGCCTCGGCGACGAGGAGTGGACGGTGCGGACCGGCATGGACGCGGACCTGGCCAGGGCGTTCGCCACGCGACTGCGCGACGGGGGCATTCCCTCCGCCGACCGGGCCTGGCACCGGCTGGACATCACCGCGGACGAGCACGCGACGATACACAGCGCACTCGACGCGCTCGCGCACGGCCGGGCGGACGTCCCGGACCGGCTGGAGCTCGTCGACCTGCTCGACGAGCTGCGGCGGCAGCACCGCCGGTAG
- a CDS encoding GTP-binding protein gives MNRKSVKVVVAGGFGTGKTTLVGSVSEIAPLTTEEVLTAPSEGVDDLTGIEDKSKTTVALDFGRITVNSDVVLYLFGTPGQDRFWFIWDELAVGAIGAIVLVDTRRLDASFPAIDYFERRRIPFVAAVNMFFGECPYTEDEIRGALKLNPSVPLVWCDARDRQSSKQALIALVKHAMTRLPAGTSAAR, from the coding sequence GTGAATCGCAAATCGGTCAAGGTGGTGGTCGCGGGCGGGTTCGGCACCGGGAAGACCACGCTCGTCGGCTCGGTCAGCGAGATCGCGCCGCTGACCACGGAGGAGGTGCTGACCGCGCCGAGCGAGGGCGTCGACGACCTGACCGGCATCGAGGACAAGTCCAAGACCACGGTCGCGCTCGACTTCGGCCGGATCACGGTCAACTCGGACGTGGTGCTCTACCTCTTCGGCACGCCCGGCCAGGACCGGTTCTGGTTCATCTGGGACGAGCTGGCGGTCGGCGCGATCGGCGCGATCGTGCTGGTCGACACGCGCCGGCTGGACGCGAGCTTCCCGGCGATCGACTACTTCGAGCGGCGCCGCATTCCGTTCGTGGCCGCGGTCAACATGTTCTTCGGCGAGTGCCCGTACACCGAGGACGAGATCCGCGGCGCGCTCAAGCTCAACCCGTCCGTGCCGCTGGTCTGGTGCGACGCACGGGACCGGCAGTCCAGCAAGCAGGCACTGATCGCGCTGGTCAAGCACGCGATGACCCGGCTGCCGGCGGGAACCTCGGCCGCGCGTTGA
- a CDS encoding VOC family protein has product MSETMLLPAGDVPAGAAVLNPFVIVDGAAGLIEFVCGVFDVTETVEARTPMPDGRLIHAQVRLGTVDLMLADRLAGWPARHGLLQVWVRDAGAVLERAVARGARPVTPPVPFYGETTLARVLDPWGNLWWLWSPAPGRPDPVPAWEGGDDTMFTTLDATLRELADRRSVREG; this is encoded by the coding sequence ATGAGCGAGACAATGCTGCTGCCGGCCGGGGACGTGCCCGCCGGTGCCGCCGTGCTGAACCCGTTCGTGATCGTCGACGGCGCGGCCGGGCTGATCGAGTTCGTCTGCGGCGTATTCGACGTGACCGAGACCGTCGAGGCGCGGACGCCGATGCCGGACGGGCGGCTGATCCACGCGCAGGTGCGGCTGGGCACCGTCGACCTGATGCTGGCCGACCGGCTGGCCGGCTGGCCGGCCCGGCACGGGCTGCTCCAGGTCTGGGTGCGGGACGCGGGCGCGGTGCTGGAACGCGCGGTCGCGCGCGGCGCCCGGCCGGTCACCCCGCCGGTCCCGTTCTACGGCGAGACCACGCTGGCCCGGGTACTCGACCCGTGGGGGAACCTCTGGTGGCTGTGGTCGCCGGCGCCCGGCCGGCCGGACCCGGTGCCGGCCTGGGAGGGCGGCGACGACACCATGTTCACCACGCTCGACGCGACGCTGCGGGAACTCGCCGACCGACGCTCCGTGCGGGAGGGTTGA
- a CDS encoding RICIN domain-containing protein: MPNISLRLPADRSGRITAAMCTALAIVVLTAAVLGWGVARADDEKITGNAVSDVQLSAILRAAHSCPMLGSHRIAGQLMAESGFDSTATGTASGGSGLAGLTDEDWKKWAPWPGAPRTDTTAGALALAHRMCGLSGELRQAGVQGDPWRLSLAAYHLGLDAVTKAGGVPESAQLYVDESAGYAAYYADLPQFGGAGAVEVVDTVAGDVPEAQPLPDAYVALVAEAGRVCPEVTPAAVAAELMAASAFDEGKLGEAGRQGVAQFRTDVWTRYAPAGASAWEPGSAIPALGRVLCALTDELDGLEGDPYAAALAAFHAGPDTVRRAGGLPDVMTRAFLKKVTDYTEYYRLDSRLGTPVAPSPVAGSPSASASPSAKATPSATPSPTPGTPAQAAAPAPVAPAPQGTTAAPKPPVLPGQQITHWKTGKCVDAGAATDGVIMTVTDCNPTSRAAQRWDVRSDGTIRSYVTGLCLDVAWAKVDNNVKVQTANCNGTAAQQWTIADNTLYTGLDSNYCLDLNQSEAGLPVVIWWCVHHDKQSWTVKK, translated from the coding sequence GTGCCGAACATCAGTCTCCGGCTTCCGGCGGACAGATCCGGGCGGATCACCGCGGCCATGTGCACGGCCCTGGCGATCGTGGTCCTGACCGCCGCGGTCCTCGGCTGGGGGGTGGCCCGCGCGGACGACGAGAAGATCACCGGAAATGCCGTCTCGGACGTGCAGCTCTCGGCGATCCTCCGCGCGGCGCACTCCTGCCCGATGCTCGGCTCGCACCGGATCGCCGGGCAGCTGATGGCCGAGTCCGGCTTCGACTCCACCGCGACCGGCACCGCCTCGGGCGGTTCCGGCCTGGCCGGCCTGACCGACGAGGACTGGAAGAAGTGGGCGCCGTGGCCTGGCGCGCCGCGCACCGACACCACGGCCGGTGCGCTCGCGCTGGCCCACCGGATGTGCGGGCTCAGCGGTGAGCTGCGGCAGGCCGGTGTGCAGGGCGACCCGTGGCGGCTCTCGCTCGCGGCGTACCACCTGGGGCTGGACGCGGTGACCAAGGCCGGTGGCGTGCCCGAGTCCGCGCAGCTCTACGTCGACGAGTCGGCCGGGTACGCGGCCTACTACGCGGACCTGCCGCAGTTCGGCGGCGCCGGCGCGGTCGAGGTGGTGGACACGGTGGCGGGGGACGTCCCGGAGGCGCAGCCGCTGCCGGATGCGTACGTCGCGCTGGTCGCCGAGGCCGGCCGGGTCTGCCCGGAGGTGACGCCGGCCGCGGTGGCGGCCGAGCTGATGGCCGCGTCCGCGTTCGACGAGGGCAAGCTGGGCGAGGCCGGCCGCCAGGGCGTGGCGCAGTTCCGCACGGACGTCTGGACGCGGTACGCACCGGCCGGCGCGTCCGCGTGGGAGCCCGGCTCCGCCATCCCGGCGCTCGGCCGGGTGCTGTGCGCGCTGACCGACGAACTCGACGGGCTGGAGGGCGACCCGTATGCGGCCGCGCTCGCCGCGTTCCACGCCGGGCCGGACACGGTACGCCGGGCCGGTGGCCTGCCGGACGTGATGACCCGCGCGTTCCTGAAGAAGGTCACCGACTACACCGAGTACTACCGGCTCGACTCGCGCCTCGGCACGCCGGTGGCGCCGTCCCCGGTCGCCGGTTCGCCGTCCGCGAGCGCGTCGCCGAGTGCGAAGGCGACGCCGTCCGCGACGCCCAGCCCGACGCCGGGCACGCCCGCCCAGGCCGCCGCGCCCGCACCGGTCGCACCGGCGCCGCAGGGCACCACGGCCGCGCCGAAGCCGCCGGTGCTGCCCGGTCAGCAGATCACCCACTGGAAGACCGGCAAGTGCGTCGACGCCGGCGCGGCCACCGACGGCGTGATCATGACGGTCACGGACTGCAACCCGACGTCGCGCGCCGCACAGCGGTGGGACGTCCGCTCGGACGGCACGATCCGGTCGTACGTGACCGGTCTCTGCCTGGACGTGGCGTGGGCCAAGGTCGACAACAACGTCAAGGTCCAGACCGCCAACTGCAACGGTACGGCGGCGCAGCAGTGGACGATCGCGGACAACACGCTCTACACCGGACTGGACAGCAACTACTGCCTGGACCTGAACCAGAGCGAGGCCGGCCTGCCGGTCGTCATCTGGTGGTGCGTCCACCACGACAAGCAGTCCTGGACCGTCAAGAAATGA
- a CDS encoding sensor histidine kinase: protein MTKRPDPRAAQAKGGRQQSISRRVIRLVLIPSVVALILALVVAGYLVFNGYYTRAVATSVREVSIPAATALADVQRERRLSIDFAAQSGAAAQELQEQRARTDAAVGELRATAEGALAAAPNSITTRWDDLVARLDQLPQQRGAIDYRATSREKVAEFYDGILDAATSLFDEQSRVVPSKDGAIGGNTATEAFRVSDLMSRSASVIVSAYGAKSLTAEEHRTFAGLIGAYHGELDEVSESLEPAAAERYEALLKSDAWSRLIAAENELIAAGPWGTTPPTGLNVDAASWEASSVAVSDALLELSITQADAVSKRTLDAANATLLYALLVGLAAIAVAIAAIVWAVRQSRILVDRALSVRLEQLGADAATMVDKRLPEMMDRLRRREKVDTRVELATRDYGQDEIGRLADVLNRSLSVAVGAAVDEAATRAAGTAMLMGVARRPQRPLQRGLRTIEELQNKLGDEDVLAELFDVNHQLAQTRRFLENLVILAGGQIGRRFHKPVPLRRVLLGAIAETQKYRRVTLRNTPDLSLAAAAVAGTTHLLAELLDNALTFSPPESEVFISCGQASHGVVIEIEDAGVGMPHDALEKANALLADAPTPDVTALRDGAQVGLWVVAELAKRGGIQVSLRTSAYGGLMAIVLLPTRLILTAPDAAATPPSPRERMTPPAAVPPAVPRRAPEPPAPQTPATTAAPVAVAEPPMDDSYPTAEMPAIKDGIPAVGGQTIAPTHAPPTPRPASRPPLPVRRPQEHLAQQLRDEPPGPAPEPQAPDTTRSPEQARSRLSQYQRGWKAGRAADEGDGPRTDGDRKA, encoded by the coding sequence GTGACGAAGCGACCCGATCCCCGCGCCGCGCAGGCGAAGGGCGGACGACAGCAGTCGATCAGCCGGCGGGTCATCCGGCTCGTCCTCATCCCCAGCGTCGTGGCGCTGATCCTGGCGCTCGTCGTCGCCGGATACCTGGTGTTCAACGGGTACTACACCCGCGCGGTCGCGACCAGCGTGCGCGAGGTGTCCATCCCGGCCGCCACCGCGCTCGCGGACGTGCAGCGGGAACGCCGCCTGAGCATCGACTTCGCGGCCCAGTCCGGCGCCGCCGCGCAGGAGCTGCAGGAGCAGCGGGCCCGCACCGACGCCGCGGTCGGCGAACTGCGCGCGACCGCCGAGGGCGCGCTCGCCGCCGCGCCGAACTCGATCACCACGCGGTGGGACGACCTGGTGGCCCGGCTGGACCAGCTGCCGCAGCAGCGCGGCGCGATCGACTACCGGGCCACGTCGCGGGAGAAGGTCGCGGAGTTCTACGACGGCATCCTGGACGCGGCGACCTCGCTCTTCGACGAGCAGTCCCGGGTGGTGCCGTCAAAGGACGGCGCGATCGGCGGCAACACCGCGACCGAGGCGTTCCGCGTCTCCGACCTGATGTCCCGCTCGGCCTCGGTGATCGTCAGTGCGTACGGCGCGAAGTCGCTCACGGCGGAGGAACACCGCACGTTCGCCGGCCTGATCGGCGCGTACCACGGTGAGCTGGACGAGGTCTCCGAGTCGCTGGAGCCGGCCGCCGCCGAGCGGTACGAGGCGCTGCTGAAGAGCGACGCCTGGTCCCGCCTGATCGCCGCGGAGAACGAGCTGATCGCGGCCGGTCCGTGGGGCACCACGCCACCGACCGGGCTGAACGTCGACGCGGCGTCCTGGGAGGCATCCAGCGTCGCGGTCTCCGACGCGCTGCTGGAGCTGTCGATCACGCAGGCCGACGCGGTCTCCAAGCGCACGCTCGACGCCGCGAACGCCACGTTGCTCTACGCGCTGCTGGTCGGCCTCGCGGCGATCGCGGTCGCGATCGCCGCGATCGTCTGGGCCGTCCGCCAGTCCCGGATCCTGGTCGACCGCGCGCTCTCCGTCCGCCTGGAACAGCTCGGTGCGGACGCGGCCACGATGGTGGACAAGCGGCTGCCGGAGATGATGGACCGGCTGCGCCGCCGGGAGAAGGTGGACACCCGGGTCGAGCTGGCCACCCGCGACTACGGCCAGGACGAGATCGGCCGGCTCGCGGACGTGCTGAACCGCTCGCTGAGCGTCGCGGTCGGCGCGGCCGTCGACGAGGCCGCGACCCGGGCCGCCGGTACCGCGATGCTGATGGGTGTCGCCCGCCGCCCGCAGCGCCCGTTGCAGCGCGGCCTGCGCACCATCGAGGAGCTGCAGAACAAGCTCGGCGACGAGGACGTGCTGGCCGAGCTGTTCGACGTCAACCACCAGCTCGCGCAGACCCGGCGCTTCCTGGAGAACCTGGTCATCCTCGCCGGTGGGCAGATCGGCCGCCGTTTCCACAAGCCGGTGCCGCTGCGCCGGGTGCTGCTCGGCGCGATCGCGGAGACGCAGAAGTACCGCCGGGTCACGCTGCGGAACACGCCGGACCTGTCGCTGGCCGCGGCCGCGGTCGCGGGCACCACGCACCTGCTGGCCGAGCTGCTGGACAACGCGCTGACGTTCTCACCGCCGGAGTCCGAGGTCTTCATCAGCTGCGGCCAGGCCAGCCACGGCGTGGTCATCGAGATCGAGGACGCCGGCGTCGGCATGCCGCACGACGCGCTGGAGAAGGCGAACGCGCTGCTCGCCGACGCGCCCACGCCGGACGTGACCGCGCTGCGGGACGGCGCGCAGGTCGGCCTCTGGGTCGTCGCGGAGCTGGCCAAGCGCGGCGGCATCCAGGTGTCGCTGCGGACCAGCGCGTACGGCGGCCTGATGGCGATCGTGCTGCTGCCCACCCGGCTGATCCTGACCGCGCCGGACGCGGCCGCGACCCCGCCGAGCCCGCGCGAGCGGATGACGCCGCCGGCGGCCGTGCCACCGGCCGTGCCGCGGCGCGCACCGGAGCCGCCGGCACCGCAGACCCCCGCGACCACGGCCGCCCCGGTGGCCGTGGCGGAACCGCCGATGGACGACTCGTACCCCACCGCCGAGATGCCGGCGATCAAGGACGGGATCCCCGCCGTAGGAGGTCAGACGATCGCACCCACGCACGCACCGCCGACGCCCCGGCCCGCGTCCCGCCCGCCGCTGCCGGTCCGCCGCCCGCAGGAGCACCTCGCGCAGCAGCTGCGTGACGAGCCGCCGGGCCCCGCGCCGGAGCCGCAGGCACCGGATACCACCCGCTCGCCGGAGCAGGCCCGTTCCCGCCTCTCGCAGTACCAGCGAGGCTGGAAGGCCGGCCGCGCCGCCGACGAGGGGGACGGACCTCGTACCGACGGAGACAGGAAAGCCTGA
- a CDS encoding DUF4386 domain-containing protein: MAAFGLINGIAVLVSAAALATAQQIAANPFGDAAALVQTAYLLSGNLWAAGTIFFGLWLIPMGVCVLRSGRMPAMLGRLLIVGGPLYVLSAFTPHLLPGLPQLTGLLALPASAGEFWMIACLLIRGVRTPAPAAASA, encoded by the coding sequence ATCGCCGCGTTCGGACTGATCAACGGCATCGCGGTACTGGTCAGCGCGGCCGCGCTGGCCACCGCGCAGCAGATCGCGGCGAACCCGTTCGGCGACGCGGCCGCGCTGGTGCAGACCGCCTACCTGCTGTCCGGCAACCTGTGGGCGGCCGGCACGATCTTCTTCGGGCTCTGGCTGATCCCGATGGGCGTGTGCGTGCTGCGCTCCGGCCGCATGCCGGCGATGCTCGGCCGGCTCCTGATCGTGGGCGGCCCGCTCTACGTGCTGAGCGCGTTCACACCCCACCTGCTCCCCGGCCTGCCCCAGCTGACCGGCCTGCTGGCACTGCCCGCGTCGGCCGGCGAGTTCTGGATGATCGCCTGCCTACTGATCCGCGGCGTACGCACCCCGGCGCCGGCCGCGGCGTCCGCATGA
- a CDS encoding Gfo/Idh/MocA family protein, whose protein sequence is MGDPHGIGIVGTGYISRAYLDTLAGHPAARITAVADLDADRAAAVAAELPGARALSVDALLDSPDVDTVLNLTIPAAHAEIALRAVTAGKRVYGEKPLAATFEEASDVVAAATRRGVALGCAPDTVLGTGTQTARAAIDAGTIGRPLSALAVMVTPGHERWHPNPDFYYAPGGGPLLDMGPYYLSALVHLLGPIRAVTGAGARLRDWRTIGSGTRAGERIPVGVDTHVSGVLEHAGGALSTITTSFDGVRTSAVPIEVHGESGTLVVPDPNTFGGDVRLFPLGGEDWRTLPPSAGYADSARGIGLLDMLSTTSAEPRAGGTLALHVLEAMTALLRSAADGRRIPLTTTTDRPSPVPLTPAASWRR, encoded by the coding sequence GTGGGCGACCCGCACGGCATCGGCATCGTAGGCACCGGTTACATCTCCCGCGCGTACCTGGACACGCTGGCCGGGCACCCGGCCGCGCGGATCACCGCGGTCGCCGACCTGGACGCGGACCGGGCCGCCGCGGTCGCGGCCGAGCTGCCCGGCGCCCGCGCACTCAGCGTGGACGCGCTGCTGGACAGCCCGGACGTGGACACCGTCCTGAACCTCACGATCCCGGCCGCGCACGCGGAGATAGCGCTGCGTGCGGTGACCGCGGGCAAACGCGTCTACGGCGAGAAGCCGCTGGCCGCGACGTTCGAGGAGGCGTCGGACGTGGTCGCGGCCGCCACCCGGCGGGGCGTCGCGCTCGGCTGCGCGCCGGACACCGTGCTCGGCACCGGCACGCAGACCGCGCGCGCCGCGATCGACGCCGGCACGATCGGCCGGCCGCTGTCCGCGCTGGCCGTGATGGTGACGCCCGGGCACGAGCGCTGGCACCCGAACCCGGACTTCTACTACGCGCCCGGCGGCGGCCCGCTGCTGGACATGGGCCCGTACTACCTGTCCGCGCTGGTCCACCTGCTCGGCCCGATCCGCGCGGTCACCGGCGCCGGTGCGCGGCTGCGGGACTGGCGGACCATCGGGTCCGGCACCCGGGCCGGCGAACGCATCCCGGTCGGCGTGGACACGCACGTCAGCGGCGTCCTGGAGCACGCCGGCGGGGCACTGTCCACGATCACCACCAGCTTCGACGGCGTCCGCACCAGCGCGGTCCCGATCGAGGTGCACGGCGAGTCCGGCACGCTGGTCGTACCGGACCCGAACACGTTCGGCGGCGACGTCCGGCTCTTCCCGCTCGGCGGCGAGGACTGGCGGACGCTGCCGCCGTCCGCCGGTTACGCCGACTCCGCACGCGGCATCGGCCTGCTCGACATGCTGAGCACCACGTCCGCCGAGCCCCGCGCCGGGGGCACGCTCGCGCTGCACGTACTGGAGGCGATGACCGCCCTGCTCCGCTCCGCCGCCGACGGCCGCCGCATCCCACTCACCACCACCACCGACCGCCCGTCCCCGGTCCCGCTCACCCCGGCCGCCAGCTGGCGCCGCTGA
- a CDS encoding roadblock/LC7 domain-containing protein: MDPTSQNDLTWMLDELVQVPDVHHAVVLSADGLIIQKSTALQQDAAELLAAGASSLHSVAAGTGRRFESGPVGQVIVEYQGHTLFVAAAGPHARLAVLCGQDVDMGTVAYEMGRLVTRIGQYLGTTLRVPQGAA; encoded by the coding sequence ATGGACCCGACATCGCAGAACGATCTCACCTGGATGCTCGACGAGCTGGTGCAGGTCCCCGACGTGCATCACGCGGTGGTCCTGAGCGCGGACGGCCTGATCATCCAGAAGTCCACGGCGCTGCAGCAGGACGCCGCGGAGCTGCTCGCGGCCGGCGCATCCTCGCTGCACAGCGTGGCGGCCGGGACCGGCCGGCGGTTCGAGAGCGGCCCGGTCGGTCAGGTGATCGTGGAGTACCAGGGGCACACGCTGTTCGTCGCGGCGGCCGGCCCGCACGCGCGCCTCGCGGTGCTCTGCGGCCAGGACGTCGACATGGGCACGGTCGCCTACGAGATGGGCCGCCTGGTCACCCGCATCGGTCAGTACCTGGGGACCACACTTCGCGTGCCGCAGGGAGCCGCCTAA
- a CDS encoding glycosyltransferase family 39 protein has protein sequence MRILALLVVVLGSAARIVRWLADQPLWLDEQMIAINIRDRGFAGLATDLAHDQSAPIGWLWLQRVVYLALGDGGLALRLVPLLFGVGTLVLAYWAGRRLLGPAGTLALVTLLAVNGSLIRYATELKQYSADAFTVLSLLVLAVAAVRRPASARRAWLFWGTAAVTGLFSTAAIMATPGIALVVLVVAVRGTGWLATARRHAVGVVLWTVSLGAHYLLALRYALGDDTLAALNARLGFPPDGLVPTARWLLARPLTLAGDPIGVPWWLGVAFWLLALAGAIAAALPPRGTTPAPGPTATGTPGSPPDAPAASGSGSAGSAGSAGFAGWRRGERWVLGLLLAAPVVTAFGAAAVHAVPLYGRFAVQLLPPLFLAVAIATDVIASVLTAAVRSRAGLRRSAVRPSAPRPPGPRPAAPRRFADAVRALLAAAGAVVLAALAVFAVAPAAVAAARPAPLTNGVDDRAAIAALTAAYRPGDLVVVTPSSWPAVEWYAGATTFGRVLLLHTTCMRSGPVLEQVAPDYARVLVYLGMQAGGTPGEAKVATMLARHGTVTGPERFGAGALYTLTPGPAAPGPVAAVPLTKDDCLKVIAVNG, from the coding sequence GTGCGCATACTGGCTCTCCTCGTCGTCGTTCTCGGCTCGGCCGCCCGCATCGTCCGCTGGCTGGCGGACCAACCGCTGTGGCTCGACGAGCAGATGATCGCTATCAACATCCGGGACCGTGGGTTCGCCGGTCTCGCCACCGACCTCGCCCACGACCAGAGCGCGCCGATCGGCTGGCTCTGGCTGCAACGGGTGGTGTACCTCGCGCTCGGCGACGGCGGCCTGGCGCTGCGGCTGGTCCCGCTGCTGTTCGGTGTCGGCACGCTGGTGCTGGCGTACTGGGCCGGCCGCCGCCTGCTCGGCCCCGCCGGCACGCTCGCACTGGTCACGCTGCTCGCGGTGAACGGCTCACTGATCCGGTACGCCACCGAGCTCAAGCAGTACTCCGCGGACGCGTTCACGGTGCTGTCGCTGCTGGTCCTGGCCGTCGCCGCGGTTCGCCGGCCGGCGTCCGCCCGCCGCGCCTGGCTGTTCTGGGGCACGGCCGCGGTCACCGGGCTGTTCAGCACCGCCGCGATCATGGCGACGCCCGGTATCGCGCTGGTCGTGCTGGTGGTCGCGGTGCGCGGCACCGGCTGGCTCGCCACCGCGCGGCGGCACGCGGTCGGCGTCGTGCTGTGGACGGTGTCGCTCGGCGCGCACTACCTGCTGGCGCTGCGGTACGCGCTCGGCGACGACACGCTGGCCGCGCTGAACGCGCGGCTCGGTTTCCCGCCGGACGGCCTGGTGCCGACCGCGCGCTGGCTGCTGGCCCGCCCGCTGACGCTGGCCGGCGACCCGATCGGCGTACCGTGGTGGCTCGGTGTGGCGTTCTGGCTGCTCGCGCTGGCCGGCGCGATCGCCGCGGCCCTACCGCCACGCGGCACCACCCCGGCCCCGGGGCCCACCGCCACCGGCACGCCCGGCTCGCCACCCGATGCGCCCGCCGCGTCCGGTTCGGGTTCCGCGGGTTCCGCGGGTTCCGCGGGCTTCGCCGGGTGGCGGCGTGGGGAGCGGTGGGTGCTGGGGCTGCTTCTGGCCGCGCCGGTGGTGACCGCGTTCGGCGCGGCCGCCGTGCACGCGGTGCCGCTCTACGGGCGGTTCGCGGTGCAGTTGCTGCCGCCGCTGTTCCTCGCGGTCGCGATCGCCACCGACGTGATCGCGTCCGTGCTGACGGCCGCGGTGCGTTCCCGGGCCGGGCTGCGCCGGTCAGCCGTGCGCCCGTCAGCCCCGCGTCCGCCGGGCCCGCGCCCTGCAGCCCCGCGCCGGTTCGCCGACGCGGTCCGCGCGCTGCTCGCCGCGGCCGGTGCGGTGGTGCTGGCCGCGCTCGCGGTCTTCGCCGTCGCGCCCGCCGCGGTCGCCGCGGCCCGGCCGGCCCCGCTGACCAACGGCGTCGACGACCGGGCCGCGATCGCGGCGCTGACCGCCGCGTACCGGCCGGGGGATCTGGTCGTGGTCACGCCGTCGTCCTGGCCGGCCGTGGAGTGGTATGCGGGCGCGACCACGTTCGGCCGGGTGCTGCTGTTGCACACCACGTGCATGCGGTCCGGGCCGGTGCTGGAGCAGGTCGCGCCGGACTACGCGCGGGTGCTGGTCTACCTCGGCATGCAGGCCGGCGGCACGCCCGGTGAGGCGAAGGTGGCCACCATGCTGGCCCGGCACGGCACCGTGACCGGCCCGGAGCGGTTCGGCGCCGGCGCGCTCTACACGCTCACGCCCGGCCCGGCCGCACCCGGCCCGGTGGCCGCGGTCCCGCTCACCAAGGACGACTGCCTGAAGGTCATCGCGGTGAACGGCTGA